From a region of the Fischerella sp. JS2 genome:
- a CDS encoding PrsW family intramembrane metalloprotease: MLDISLFLWAVVPPLLLLVYYYWRFANSPSLLRLLLFFVAGAISGFVALSLEWLVETQLNSFALWRQIRTTLVGVAWRQLLEVGPIEEACKLIVVVALGWYFQHRQYGLRPTTVFLFTIAVALGFTAEENWIYFVHDTASILERAITTPVHAMFSAPWGYALALSLPRYHPRITKAWFNSVICHALVNVLSSAWRYPQPLSFLSYGLFPFLLWMFWRLEQLLRKVKRIPPITLISGYTPQHRFWQRGLVMFALILGGNAIFGLFLLLRSLNSITPAQLVEPNILWFIFSRLLLNLSFGLIAWKIYRYLRNQVRSQRFSACIKK, encoded by the coding sequence GTGCTTGATATATCTTTATTTCTGTGGGCAGTCGTACCTCCCCTGTTGCTTCTGGTTTACTATTATTGGCGCTTCGCCAATAGCCCATCCCTGCTGCGACTGCTGTTATTTTTTGTAGCTGGGGCAATATCTGGTTTTGTTGCCCTTAGTTTAGAATGGCTTGTGGAAACACAACTCAACTCGTTTGCACTCTGGCGACAAATTCGTACTACTCTTGTGGGTGTTGCTTGGCGCCAGTTGCTAGAGGTAGGACCGATAGAAGAAGCTTGTAAGTTAATAGTAGTAGTTGCTTTGGGCTGGTATTTTCAGCATCGTCAATATGGCTTACGCCCCACTACAGTCTTCCTCTTCACCATAGCCGTTGCTTTGGGATTCACCGCCGAAGAAAACTGGATTTATTTTGTTCATGATACAGCATCAATTTTAGAAAGGGCGATCACCACCCCAGTCCACGCTATGTTCTCTGCACCTTGGGGTTATGCCTTAGCATTATCTTTACCTCGCTATCACCCAAGAATTACCAAAGCTTGGTTCAATTCTGTTATTTGTCATGCCCTAGTTAATGTTTTATCTAGCGCTTGGCGTTATCCACAACCGTTGTCTTTCCTCAGCTATGGTTTATTTCCCTTTTTGTTGTGGATGTTTTGGCGACTAGAACAGTTGCTGCGAAAAGTAAAAAGAATACCACCCATTACTTTAATTAGTGGTTACACACCACAGCACCGCTTTTGGCAGAGGGGTTTAGTGATGTTTGCACTTATATTGGGTGGTAATGCAATTTTTGGATTATTTCTGTTGCTAAGAAGTTTGAATTCTATCACTCCAGCACAGCTTGTTGAGCCTAATATCCTCTGGTTTATATTTAGCCGCCTCTTGCTAAATTTAAGTTTTGGACTAATAGCCTGGAAAATTTATCGCTACTTACGAAATCAAGTTCGTAGTCAGCGCTTTAGCGCTTGCATAAAGAAGTGA
- a CDS encoding 6-carboxytetrahydropterin synthase: protein MQCVVNRRAQFSASHRYWLPELSEAENLEKFGACSRFPGHGHNYVLFVSLIGELDKYGMVLNLSDVKHVIKQEVTSQLDFSYLNDVWAEFQQTLPTTENIVRVIWQRLAPHLPLVRVQLFENPELWADYMGNGMEAYLSVSTHFSAAHRLAHPDLSDQDNLEIYGKCARSNGHGHNYHLEVTVKGEIDPRTGMIVDLGALNQVIEDYVVEPFDHTFLNKDISYFSEVVPTAENIALHISNLLRSPIQKLGANLYKVKLIESPNNSCEIYCTETESNSVNVAATQPVLARI, encoded by the coding sequence ATGCAATGCGTTGTGAATCGCCGCGCTCAATTTTCGGCCAGCCATCGCTATTGGTTGCCAGAATTGAGTGAAGCTGAGAATTTAGAGAAATTTGGTGCTTGCTCTCGCTTTCCGGGACATGGACACAACTATGTTTTATTTGTCTCCCTCATTGGCGAACTAGATAAATATGGCATGGTGTTGAATTTGTCTGATGTCAAACACGTGATTAAGCAAGAAGTAACTAGCCAACTAGACTTTTCCTATCTCAACGATGTCTGGGCAGAATTTCAACAAACTCTGCCTACCACAGAAAATATTGTAAGGGTGATTTGGCAACGGCTAGCACCCCATTTACCTCTAGTCCGTGTGCAGCTATTTGAAAATCCTGAACTTTGGGCAGACTATATGGGAAACGGAATGGAAGCTTATCTCAGCGTTAGTACTCACTTTAGCGCCGCTCACAGGCTAGCGCATCCAGATCTGAGCGATCAAGATAACTTGGAGATTTATGGTAAGTGTGCTCGTTCTAACGGTCACGGACACAACTATCATTTAGAAGTGACAGTAAAAGGGGAAATAGATCCACGTACTGGGATGATTGTGGATTTAGGTGCATTAAATCAAGTGATCGAAGATTATGTGGTTGAGCCATTTGATCACACTTTCTTGAACAAAGATATCTCCTATTTTTCAGAAGTTGTGCCTACTGCTGAAAACATCGCACTTCATATTAGTAATTTATTGCGATCGCCTATTCAAAAGTTGGGAGCAAATCTTTATAAAGTCAAATTAATTGAAAGTCCGAATAATTCTTGTGAAATTTACTGTACTGAGACAGAATCCAATTCTGTTAATGTCGCAGCAACTCAGCCAGTTTTAGCGCGTATTTAG
- a CDS encoding ATP-dependent Clp protease proteolytic subunit has protein sequence MPIGYPSVPYRLPGEQFTQWIHIYSRLARDRIIFLGEEIDDKLANEIIAIMLYLDSEDPGKDIYLYINSPGGAIDSGLAVYDTMQHIKSDVVTICVGLAASMGSFLLAGGTKGKRLALPHSRIMIHQPLLPGGMRGQASDIEIEAREILRIRQQMNEIYAQNTGQSLERIEKDSERDFFMSAAEAKEYGLIDKVIEERPN, from the coding sequence ATGCCAATTGGCTATCCAAGCGTCCCCTACAGATTGCCGGGCGAACAATTCACCCAGTGGATTCACATTTACAGTCGTCTTGCCCGCGATCGCATCATTTTTCTCGGGGAAGAAATTGATGATAAACTCGCCAACGAGATTATCGCCATCATGTTATATCTGGATTCTGAAGATCCAGGCAAAGATATTTATTTATATATAAATTCTCCTGGTGGTGCGATCGACTCTGGCTTGGCAGTTTACGACACTATGCAACACATCAAATCTGATGTGGTGACAATTTGCGTAGGTTTAGCCGCTTCAATGGGTTCTTTTCTTCTGGCGGGTGGTACAAAAGGCAAACGCCTGGCTTTACCCCACTCCCGGATCATGATTCACCAACCCTTGCTTCCTGGCGGTATGCGTGGACAAGCAAGTGATATTGAAATTGAAGCTAGAGAAATTCTGCGTATCCGCCAGCAGATGAACGAAATTTATGCCCAAAATACTGGTCAATCACTAGAGAGAATTGAAAAAGACTCCGAAAGAGACTTTTTTATGTCTGCTGCGGAAGCAAAAGAATATGGCTTGATTGACAAAGTGATTGAGGAACGCCCGAATTAG
- a CDS encoding ATP-dependent Clp protease proteolytic subunit produces the protein MDVSPIKAVQAPYYGDNFYRTPPPDLPSLLLKERIVYLGTPLFAEVTKLIIAELLYLQSDDPEKPIKVYINSTGTSDGSSGQMGRLFGFETEAFAIYDTMKYIKPPIHTICIGKAVGMAAVLLSAGTKGCRASLSHSSIVLHQPRSFAQGQATDIQIQAKEVITNKTAMVDILSRNTGQPKEKIVKDMDRHFYMTPQQAVEYGLIDRVFEKAEVANTPATTAGIL, from the coding sequence ATGGACGTTTCTCCCATCAAGGCTGTGCAAGCCCCCTACTACGGCGATAACTTCTACCGCACGCCGCCACCAGATTTGCCCTCTTTATTATTAAAGGAGCGAATTGTCTATCTGGGAACTCCCCTATTTGCAGAGGTTACAAAACTCATCATTGCTGAACTGCTGTATTTGCAGTCCGATGATCCAGAAAAACCAATCAAAGTTTACATTAACTCTACGGGTACTTCTGATGGGAGTTCCGGTCAAATGGGGCGGCTATTTGGTTTTGAAACCGAAGCTTTCGCCATCTATGACACGATGAAGTACATTAAGCCTCCTATCCATACTATCTGTATCGGTAAAGCAGTTGGTATGGCTGCGGTACTTCTGAGTGCTGGTACTAAAGGTTGTCGTGCTAGTTTGTCCCATTCCAGCATTGTCTTACACCAGCCCAGAAGCTTTGCCCAAGGACAAGCAACGGATATTCAGATCCAAGCTAAAGAGGTAATCACAAATAAAACGGCGATGGTAGACATCCTTTCACGTAACACAGGACAACCCAAAGAAAAAATCGTGAAGGATATGGATCGTCACTTTTACATGACTCCCCAGCAAGCTGTGGAATACGGTTTGATAGACCGAGTTTTTGAAAAAGCCGAAGTCGCCAACACCCCAGCAACCACTGCTGGAATTCTCTAA
- a CDS encoding VWA domain-containing protein, which translates to MKVSLLPTLNDGNLDANQMNSQRQLAISLSAIAEVSDRNVPLNLCLILDHSGSMSGRPLETVKKAANQIVDRLKEGDRLSVVVFDHRAKVLVPNQIVSDREAIKQKINRLAADGGTAIDEGLRLGIEELAKGKKETVSQAFLLTDGENEHGDNKRCLKFAQLAAGYNLTLNTLGFGDNWNQDILEKIADAGGGTLSYIQRPEQAVDEFARLFNRVQAVALTNAYLLFSFMPKVRLAELKPVAQVSPDTIELPVQQEADGRFSVRLGDLMKDTERVVLANMYLGQFPAGKHVIARVQVRYDDPAQNQTGLLSENMPVEVNVVPAYQGEANPEVQQHILALAKYRQTQLAEAKLQQGDRAGAATMLQTAAKTALQMGDVGAATVLQTSATRLQSGEELSESDRKKTRIVSKTVLQD; encoded by the coding sequence ATGAAGGTTAGTTTGCTGCCAACGCTAAATGATGGCAATTTGGATGCCAATCAAATGAACAGCCAACGTCAGTTGGCAATTTCGCTATCTGCGATCGCAGAAGTTAGTGATCGTAATGTACCACTGAATTTATGCCTAATCCTTGATCATAGTGGTTCGATGAGTGGGCGACCGCTAGAAACTGTCAAGAAAGCGGCTAACCAAATTGTTGATCGGCTTAAGGAAGGCGATCGCTTGAGTGTGGTTGTTTTTGATCACCGCGCTAAAGTTTTAGTACCGAATCAAATTGTTAGTGATCGAGAAGCTATTAAACAGAAAATAAATCGCCTTGCTGCTGATGGTGGTACTGCGATTGATGAAGGATTACGTTTGGGTATTGAGGAACTAGCAAAGGGCAAAAAAGAAACTGTTTCTCAAGCCTTTTTATTAACTGATGGTGAAAATGAACATGGAGACAACAAACGTTGTTTGAAATTTGCCCAGTTAGCCGCAGGCTACAATTTAACTTTGAATACTTTGGGATTTGGTGACAATTGGAACCAAGATATTCTCGAAAAAATTGCCGATGCTGGTGGTGGAACTTTATCTTATATTCAACGACCTGAACAGGCTGTAGATGAGTTTGCCCGCCTTTTTAATCGCGTGCAAGCTGTGGCATTAACTAATGCTTATTTGCTGTTTTCTTTCATGCCAAAAGTGCGGCTAGCAGAACTCAAACCTGTGGCCCAAGTGTCTCCAGATACGATTGAATTACCAGTGCAACAAGAAGCTGATGGGCGTTTTTCTGTGCGTCTAGGAGATTTGATGAAGGACACAGAAAGAGTAGTTTTAGCTAACATGTATTTGGGACAGTTCCCTGCTGGTAAACATGTAATTGCTCGTGTGCAAGTACGTTATGATGATCCAGCACAAAATCAGACTGGGTTACTTTCAGAAAATATGCCTGTGGAGGTAAATGTGGTTCCAGCTTATCAAGGTGAGGCGAATCCAGAGGTACAACAGCATATTTTGGCGTTAGCTAAGTATCGGCAAACACAGTTGGCTGAGGCAAAATTACAACAAGGCGATCGCGCTGGGGCTGCAACAATGTTACAAACTGCTGCCAAAACGGCTTTGCAAATGGGAGATGTGGGTGCAGCAACGGTGTTACAAACTTCTGCGACGAGGTTGCAATCTGGAGAAGAGTTATCGGAAAGCGATCGCAAGAAAACCAGGATTGTCTCAAAGACGGTTTTGCAGGATTAG